The Trichoderma atroviride chromosome 5, complete sequence genome contains a region encoding:
- a CDS encoding uncharacterized protein (EggNog:ENOG41): MEKFRLLQFDANSIGVGRNSTSILDTLQTSFDFVRSQRPSAANLLSLMSFFDRRGIPKWLLVSDIRGSNTPRANSPSIMGRLELDDNDGDTSNDSTDTFDGDIDILMNHYLIGANRTRDIFEMHGLVQLAAQKSLSDAEERAYCDQFIHRLATEFPSSPLGNWSTCQELFAHVQTAAQYPPSVDVLEDWATLLYNGGRYARLLGDYETAKQMSDRVSDVRQGMDKEGGQGGGDMRRLENSSLTALILMDQGLYDEAERLFAQVTDAFKIMEAKVERARSNTLTSMNNLASIYRIQGRWKAAEKLLTEVRYQRAEINKVGPSALATLANLASTYKAQGRYVEATALQEVVLESCKIELGEGHPQTLTNMSNLASMYRIRGELQKAEELQAKAVKVRGIKFGVEHPDTLTSMNCLASIFTAQNRPGDAEELQVQVVELRRTKLGPSHPNTMASMNNLALIFYEQGKDEKAVELQTLVVDMCKVKFGNNHPHTLTSINNLAHMRRSQGQHEEAMGLMKLCSDGRQNILGQEHPYTVSSMAAVRRWSE, translated from the coding sequence ATGGAAAAGTTCCGGCTTCTTCAATTCGACGCCAATAGCATCGGAGTTGGACGCAATTCAACGAGTATCCTCGACACACTTCAAACATCCTTTGACTTTGTCCGATCCCAAAGGCCCTCTGCAGCAAATCTTCTGTCGCTCATGAGTTTTTTTGATCGACGAGGTATTCCCAAGTGGCTCCTTGTATCTGATATACGAGGCAGTAATACACCGCGAGCAAACAGCCCAAGTATAATGGGACGATTGGAGTTGGATGATAATGACGGCGACACAAGCAATGACTCAACCGATACATTTGATGGCGACATAGACATACTCATGAACCATTACCTTATTGGGGCGAATAGAACAAGAGATATATTCGAGATGCACGGACTCGTACAACTCGCAGCTCAGAAGAGTCTAAGCGATGCTGAGGAACGCGCATACTGCGATCAGTTCATTCATCGGTTAGCGACAGAATTCCCAAGCAGCCCACTGGGTAATTGGTCCACCTGCCAAGAGCTTTTTGCTCACGTCCAAACAGCAGCCCAATATCCCCCAAGTGTTGATGTTTTAGAAGACTGGGCGACTCTTCTATATAACGGAGGGCGCTATGCGCGGCTGCTAGGAGACTATGAAACCGCAAAACAGATGAGCGATAGAGTATCAGACGTCAGACAAGGGATGGACAAGGAAGGTggacaaggaggaggagacaTGAGAAGATTGGAAAATTCGTCATTGACCGCGCTAATACTGATGGACCAGGGACTATATGACGAGGCCGAAAGGCTATTCGCCCAAGTAACAGATGCATTCAAGATAATGGAAGCGAAAGTGGAAAGAGCTCGCTCCAACACACTAACCAGTATGAATAACTTGGCGTCGATATATAGAATCCAGGGACGATGgaaagcagcagaaaaacTTCTCACCGAAGTCAGATATCAAAGGGCAGAAATCAACAAGGTTGGCCCCAGTGCTCTAGCGACTCTGGCCAATCTAGCATCCACATATAAGGCGCAAGGCCGATACGTTGAAGCTACAGCGCTTCAAGAAGTGGTACTAGAGAGCTGCAAAATAGAGCTTGGAGAAGGCCATCCGCAAACGTTGACCAACATGAGTAACCTGGCGTCAATGTATAGGATCCGGGGCGAGCTGCAGAAAGCTGAAGAGCTTCAGGCCAAGGCAGTGAAAGTTCGCGGCATAAAATTCGGGGTGGAACATCCAGACACACTAACAAGCATGAACTGCCTTGCATCAATATTCACAGCCCAAAATCGACCGGGGGATGCCGAAGAGCTGCAGGTGCAGGTAGTGGAACTTCGAAGGACCAAGTTGGGCCCGAGCCATCCCAACACCATGGCTAGCATGAACAACTTGGCCCTGATATTTTACGAACAAGGGAAAGATGAAAAGGCTGTAGAGTTGCAAACATTGGTGGTGGATATGTGCAAGGTCAAGTTTGGGAATAACCACCCTCACACTCTGACCAGCATTAATAACCTTGCTCATATGCGGagaagccaaggccaacaCGAAGAGGCTATGGGGTTGATGAAGTTGTGTTCCGATGGTCGCCAGAACATTCTTGGCCAAGAGCATCCTTATACCGTTTCGTCTATGGCGGCGGTAAGGCGGTGGAGCGAATAG
- a CDS encoding uncharacterized protein (EggNog:ENOG41), which produces MSPSALHPNHQKLIDRAREFIAEIENQTPGDELEARLNSEFGPGTPYYEDFSSLIRQGLANNEGWVSKEAIDGADFRLCDILLPSEDSKFFSILTVYLENNGYEHIAHVHPYGELNCVIPLDPSAEMRSSQGWQGAGWTSPAPGSHHAPSARGGGLIAVTFLPAGRLLF; this is translated from the exons ATGAGTCCCTCTGCTCTTCACCCTAATCACCAGAAGCTCATCGACCGAGCTCGAGAGTTCATTGCCGAGATTGAAAACCA AACTCCTGGTGACGAGCTCGAAGCTAGACTAAACAGCGAGTTTGGACCTGGAACTCCCTACTACGAGGACTTTAGCAGCTTAATCCGACAAGGCTTGGCTAACAATGAGGGCTGGGTctcaaaagaagcaattgaTGGCGCTGATTTCCGGCTTTGCGATATTTTACTCCCCTCTGAAGACTCCAAGTTCTTCAGCATCCTAACAGTTTACCTGGAGAACAACGGGTACGAGCACATTGCGCATGTTCACCCGTACGGCGAACTCAACTGCGTCATTCCGCTCGATCCTTCTGCAGAGATGAGGTCGAGTCAGGGCTGGCAGGGCGCGGGCTGGACGTCACCGGCGCCTGGATCCCATCATGCTCCGTCGGCGCGCGGAGGTGGCCTGATTGCTGTTACCTTCCTACCTGCGGGGCGCCTACTTTTTTAA
- a CDS encoding uncharacterized protein (BUSCO:EOG092D0590): MRRPSDGQASTATALGCRFPMAGLRGICQPRPRLLLGGNSLIPGAGPGSFSAELRSQMMPVRSGSRADVAPVYPSSFVDKMEDGEMAEQNLSMLRDRLNREMKIKEGSENMLEALNLKKPKQTKEQRQRVEAELTASHSRIKVLKQQITDAQRTKVAPPSTPPRTRAQQDVTALHRSPHSIRSGTGSEVEESTESPTFTLAELLQALEVGGMTPDYYVNRANLLVDLFKRYPTLKYDLVWSVFGLRMQMMLLSESREVVAAGYRATRYAISDRNSLRKIRSLNTDFLVVRSLNNYRKADVEREQALKFVRAFLDVKDGAKEVSRAVVRTIVAVAEYGDDRSGSAQPSEQNTDRLRPICIETLAEIMVRDPRLLLASGGLGPLSEALAEGTYKAPESLASAFLFLLDTPQRRRFVQPGYGLDVVFNVFTSQLTGNEAVLKQNCKAISVAMRSWSGLMTLCMYDFRSVRSLIMSILLPSPVVRETILDLLFSLLRIKPPAWAVSFLAGRRLTTYGRVNNLSLKTEAKDRGYLEEDMGEQNFVDHYTALILAVFIKSGLIQTLLQVARSENDTMLKRKTTLLIGEALKLAARLLPPSWSAEIQLLPELFSAAAKFSDDQSYIASSIVYQMSSINRTLYRSAPADSLAGILPSSDSMNDLALLDGQRKAGSAVAFDDATFRQLLIDTGVLNHSNYSKWNWENIIKVIDGPLQVGKRLEEAIKASKFMKRIMSFYRPFKYKFAEVRNTRNTQKYVRAGCALMHSLLQSPEGVRFLADSKLLRQIAECLAQCDPTSGLTAQYPMFSKDRLTDTLCAGYFPMLGVLTGDLKGLAMLERWKMFNMMYHIYELTTRPDLVKLLLSSFDYSRQGHHRILLSKALTAGTKEIRIHATNTLRKCTLRRLPSINGHGEVSDSKWAIQLLVTQLYDPEIEVCSTAVKILEKACNRKAYLAYIVECRPALDHLGEIGAPLLLRFLSTSIGYHYLDGLDYISNEMDDWFLGRNDSYVSLIEASLAKAFLSETDEQNHRLSMFDEHEAETDYHDSHIPPHFYRELTRTQEGCKLLSDKGHFEEFATTIRDHGMQSEDPELITKVKGCLWAVGNVGSMELGAPFLESTDMVEQIIKIATTHEVMSLRGTAFFVLGLISRSTHGLEILSEHGWDANTTLMGSSLGFCIPSDLSKLFSLSPWHHETAASITLPESQCTIREQPPPRPARPPLELSEMPPLINDTAISERILELIVDLGNTVLYRKAVTELQKIKARKPIAFRSAEFFKTVMGLMEWNHYRLGVRRMVIDLFEKAVMRQIVFDEDESDSSEEDESSPVDADDSASSGDDRDDRTERQRSISEPMEPPQDLIPAPLRVRRQETGG; encoded by the exons ATGCGCCGACCATCGGACGGACAAGCATCGACCGCGACGGCACTGGGCTGCAGATTCCCAATGGCGGGGCTTCGAGGAATCTGTCAGCCTCGGCCGCGTTTGCTCCTCGGGGGGAACAGCCTCATCCCCGGCGCCGGGCCCGGCAGCTTCAGCGCCGAGCTGCGCAGCCAGATGATGCCCGTTCGCTCGGGGAGCCGAGCCGATGTGGCGCCAGTCTACCCGAGCAGCTTTgtggacaagatggaagatggcgagatggcAGAACAGAACCTCTCCATGCTGCGGGACAGGCTGAACagggagatgaagatcaAGGAAGGGAGCGAGAACATGCTCGAGGCCCTCAACCTCAAAAAGCCCAAGCAGACAAAGGAGCAGCGACAGAGAgtcgaggccgagctgaCGGCCAGCCATTCGCGCATCAAGGTCCTGAAGCAGCAGATTACCGATGCTCAGCGTACCAAGGTGGCACCTCCCAGCACACCTCCCAGAACCAGAGCCCAGCAGGATGTCACAGCACTGCATCGCTCACCGCACAGTATTCGATCGGGCACTGGCTCAGAGGTCGAAGAGTCTACCGAGAGCCCTACGTTTACACTCGCCGAGCTTCTACAAGCGCTGGAGGTTGGAGGAATGACCCCCGACTACTACGTGAACCGTGCGAACCTTCTAGTCGACCTGTTCAAGAGATACCCGACTCTTAAATACGACTTGGTGTGGTCCGTGTTTGGCCTGCGGAtgcagatgatgctgctCAGCGAAAGCAGAGAAGTTGTGGCGGCTGGTTATCGTGCGACAAGATATGCAATTTCAGACCGAAACTCTCTTAGGAAGATTAGAAGTTTGAATACCGACTTTTTGGTTGTACG GTCGCTGAACAACTATCGAAAGGCAGACGTTGAACGAGAGCAGGCCCTCAAGTTTGTTCGAGCTTTTCTAGATGTTAAAGACGGAGCCAAGGAAGTCTCGCGCGCTGTTGTACGGACCATTGTAGCTGTGGCCGAGTATGGTGATGATCGATCTGGCTCAGCACAGCCTTCTGAGCAAAACACAGATCGCCTACGGCCCATCTGCATCGAAACTCTCGCAGAGATCATGGTTCGAGACCCTCGCTTGCTTCTCGCATCTGGTGGCTTGGGTCCCCTCTCCGAGGCTCTCGCCGAAGGAACGTACAAAGCCCCTGAGAGTCTGGCATCcgctttcctctttctcctaGATACGCCACAGAGGCGAAGATTCGTCCAACCGGGCTACGGCTTGGACGTGGTTTTTAATGTCTTCACAAGCCAACTGACAGGAAACGAAGCCGTACTGAAACAAAACTGCAAAGCCATATCTGTCGCTATGCGGTCTTGGTCTGGCCTCATGACGCTCTGCATGTACGATTTCCGGTCCGTCAGATCACTCATTATGAGCATACTACTCCCGAGCCCTGTCGTACGAGAGACCATTTTGGACTTGCTTTTTTCATTGCTTCGCATTAAACCACCCGCCTGGGCAGTCTCTTTCTTGGCAGGCCGAAGGTTAACTACTTATGGAAGGGTGAACAACCTCAGCTTGAAGACTGAAGCGAAAGATCGAGGGTATCTAGAAGAAGACATGGGCGAACAGAACTTTGTGGACCACTATACGGCGCTGATTTTGGCAGTTTTCATCAAGTCAGGACTTATCCAAACCCTTTTACAAGTTGCACGTTCTGAGAACGATACTATGCTTAAGCGCAAGACGACGCTGTTGATTGGGGAGGCGCTCAAGCTGGCAGCTAGGCTGCTCCCTCCATCATGGAGTGCAGAAATACAGCTTTTGCCAGAGTTGTTTTCGGCAGCAGCGAAATTCAGCGATGACCAATCCTACATTGCATCAAGCATTGTGTACCAGATGAGCAGCATCAACCGCACACTATACCGAAGTGCACCCGCAGACTCCCTAGCCGGTATATTACCCTCGAGCGATAGCATGAACGACCTGGCCCTACTGGATGGCCAACGCAAGGCAGGATCTGCAGTGGCCTTTGACGATGCTACCTTTCGCCAGCTCCTCATCGACACGGGCGTCCTCAACCATTCCAACTATTCCAAATGGAATTGGgagaatattattaaggtgaTTGACGGCCCACTTCAGGTCGGCAAGCGGCTCGAGGAAGCCATCAAGGCCTCCAAATTTATGAAGAGAATCATGAGTTTTTATCGGCCGTTCAAATACAAGTTTGCGGAAGTCCGAAATACGCGAAACACCCAAAAATACGTCAGGGCTGGGTGCGCACTTATGCATTCCTTGCTTCAGTCGCCCGAAGGAGTGCGATTCTTGGCTGATAGCAAGTTATTGAGACAAATTGCGGAATGCTTGGCCCAGTGCGATCCG ACAAGTGGACTTACCGCGCAGTATCCCATGTTCTCCAAGGACAGGTTAACGGACACCCTGTGTGCCGGCTATTTCCCCATGCTTGGAGTGCTTACGGGTGATTTGAAAGGATTGGCTATGCtagagagatggaagatgttCAACATGATGTATCACATCTACGAATTGACAACGAGACCTGATCTTGTCAAGCTCCTTCTTTCAAGTTTTGATTACAGTCGCCAGGGCCATCATCGCATTTTACTCTCGAAAGCACTGACAGCGGGGACGAAAGAGATTCGGATACATGCAACAAATACGCTTCGGAAATGCACTCTCCGAAGGCTGCCTTCTATCAACGGCCATGGCGAAGTCAGCGACTCGAAGTGGGCTATTCAACTTTTAGTCACGCAACTATATGATCCAGAGATTGAGGTGTGCTCAACCGCAGTCAAGATACTGGAAAAGGCCTGCAACAGAAAAGCGTATCTGGCATACATTGTGGAGTGTCGCCCGGCTTTGGACCATCTTGGCGAAATTGGAGCTCCACTGCTGCTTCGATTCCTGTCGACGTCTATTGGTTACCACTATTTGGATGGTCTGGATTACATCAGTAATGAGATGGATGACTGGTTCTTGGGAAGGAATGATTCCTACGTTAGCCTCATTGAAGCTAGCTTGGCAAAGGCCTTTCTCTCGGAAACGGACGAACAGAACCATCGACTTAGTATGTTTGATGAGCACGAAGCCGAAACCGACTATCACGACAGCCATATACCACCCCACTTCTACAGAGAGCTAACAAGAACCCAAGAGGGATGCAAGCTGCTCAGTGACAAGGGCCACTTTGAGGAATTCGCTACCACAATTCGCGATCATGGTATGCAGTCTGAGGACCCGGAGCTCATCACAAAGGTCAAGGGATGCCTTTGGGCCGTGGGGAATGTAGGATCTATGGAATTAGGCGCGCCTTTCTTGGAATCCACCGACATGGTGGAGCAGATTATAAAGATTGCAACCACCCACGAAGTGATGAGTTTGCGGGGGACAGCATTTTTCGTTTTGGGACTGATTTCTCGTTCGACTCATGGACTTGAAATCTTATCTGAACATGGCTGGGATGCCAATACGACATTGATGGGCAGTTCTCTCGGCTTCTGCATTCCTTCTGACTTGTCCAAGCTATTTTCACTATCACCTTGGCATCACGAAACGGCTGCTTCGATTACGTTACCAGAGTCACAATGCACTATCCGGGAACAGCCGCCTCCTAGGCCCGCCCGCCCGCCGCTAGAATTATCCGAAATGCCTCCTCTGATCAATGACACGGCTATAAGCGAGCGGATCCTTGAGCTTATAGTTGATCTCGGCAATACTGTGCTGTATCGAAAAGCCGTCACTGAACTACAGAAGATCAAAGCGCGCAAACCGATAGCTTTCCGAAGTGCCGAATTCTTCAAAACGGTCATGGGTCTTATGGAGTGGAATCACTATCGACTTGGTGTCCGGAGGATGGTTATTGATCTTTTCGAAAAGGCTGTGATGCGACAAATCGTTTTCGATGAGGATGAAAGCGATAGcagcgaggaagacgagagcaGCCCGGTGGATGCAGATGACAGCGCTAGCTCTGGCGATGACAGGGATGATAGGAcggagaggcagaggagcatCAGTGAGCCTATGGAACCTCCGCAGGATTTGATCCCGGCACCTCTGCGGGTGCGACGGCAAGAAACTGGCGGATAA
- a CDS encoding mitochondrial 54S ribosomal protein uL13m, translated as MSQTIGLTRLAYSRVWHQVSASTPHPTLTTQPNVTPPSLGRLASRIAVLLMGKHKPTFDPSTDCGDYVVVTNCAALHTTGNKMWRKKYYRHTTRPGSLKTVTMDVLMEKHGGSEVLRKAVSGMLPKNRLRDKRLARLKAFEGEAHPYKQNVIRFGGKVVGSEGWQKAVEAIRNTDKDRL; from the exons ATGTCGCAGACAATTGGCCTG ACAAGGCTCGCCTACTCCCGAGTATGGCACCAAGTCTCCGCCTCAACGCCTCACCCAACTCTCACCACCCAGCCCAACGTGACTCCCCCCTCGCTGGGCCGCCTGGCATCCCGAATCGCCGTCCTGCTCATGGGCAAGCACAAGCCCACGTTCGACCCCTCCACCGACTGCGGCGACTACGTCGTGGTGACAAACTGTGCCGCACTGCACACCACGGGCAACAAGATGTGGCGCAAGAAATACTACCGACACACGACGAGGCCCGGTAGCTTGAAGACGGTGACGATGGACGTGCTGATGGAGAAGCATGGCGGCAGCGAGGTGCTGCGGAAGGCGGTTAGCGGGATGTTGCCCAAGAACAGGCTGCGGGACAAGAGGCTGGCGAGACTAAAGGCGTTTGAGGGCGAGGCGCATCCGTATAAGCAGAATGTGATACGGTTTGGGGGCAAGGTTGTTGGGTCGGAGGGGTGGCAGAAGGCGGTGGAGGCGATACGGAATACGGATAAGGATAGGTTATGA
- a CDS encoding uncharacterized protein (EggNog:ENOG41), producing the protein MSLKQEIETWVAALARYDNNEFDDALGEFDKIGDTSKILFNMGVIHATLGEHEKAVECYQRAIRLDQYLAVAYFQQGVSNFLLGDFEEALANFNDTLLYLRGNSVIDYAQLGLLFKLYSCEVLFNRGLCYIYLQQKEAGMQDLAYAVKEKVVEDHNVIDEAIREEAEGYTVFSIPVGVVYRPNEAKVRNLKTKDYLGKARLVAASDRSNAFTGFAGSEMKNAKAEAKDDRPTENLSFAATNLVKPGIQSRRQQSEPPNNRSNAFPPTPPPENDRPSRGASVRSAGPRPNVGKLSIQTQESSRRYEKAVSPQERSKQHSRSASANPSRGFSTREPPRRQRAIEEESPYGDEGYDMYDGGRGSKQSRSRQQRYDDEDDGSDYDYGSFDEGEFEMVSSVRRGPGSVSRPSRAASRRPDIRKIRVKVHSDDVRYIMVGTSIEFSDFVDRIRDKFGLRRRFKIKMKDEDVPDDMITMGDQDDLDVAIQSAKSQAKRQRLDVGKMEIWVIEV; encoded by the exons ATGTCGCTGAAGCAG GAAATCGAGACTTGGGTAGCCGCCCTGGCTCGTTATGACAACAATGAGTTCGACGATGCTCTTGGCGAATTCGACAAAATCGGCGATACGAGCAAGATTCTCTTCAACATGGGCGTTATCCACGCCACACTGGGCGAGCATGAGAAAGCT GTCGAGTGTTATCAGCGAGCCATCCGATTGGATCAATACCTAGCCGTCGCATACTTTCAGCAGGGCGTTTCAAATTTCCTGCTGGGCGACTTCGAAGAGGCTCTGGCCAACTTCAACGATACGTTGCTGTATCTGCGAGGCAACAGCGTGATCGACTATGCCCAgcttggcctcctcttcaagctctACTCGTGCGAAGTCCTGTTCAATCGAGGATTGTGCTACATCTATCtgcagcaaaaagaggctggTATGCAGGATTTGGCGTATGCCGTCAAGGAAAAAGTCGTGGAAGACCACAACGTCATCGACGAAGCTATTCGAGAGGAAGCTGAG GGCTATACGGTATTTTCTATTCCTGTCGGAGTTGTGTATCGACCGAACGAAGCCAAAGTCCGCAATTTGAAAACCAAAGATTATCTCGGCAAGGCCAGATTGGTTGCGGCCTCGGATCGATCCAATGCGTTTACCGGATTTGCCGGCTCGGAGATGAAGAAT GCCAAAGCAGAGGCTAAAGACGACCGACCAACCGAAAATCTATCTTTCGCTGCGACAAATCTGGTCAAGCCCGGCATTCAGTCCCGAAGACAGCAATCCGAGCCTCCAAACAACCGTAGCAACGCTTTCCCTCCAACTCCTCCTCCTGAAAACGATCGACCAAGCCGGGGTGCTTCTGTACGGAGCGCTGGACCGAGACCGAACGTCGGGAAGCTCAGCATTCAGACACAAGAGAGCAGCAGGAGGTATGAGAAGGCAGTGTCCCCACAAGAACGATCGAAACAACATTCGCGATCGGCATCCGCCAATCCTTCGAGGGGCTTCTCTACGAGAGAACCTCCACGAAGGCAAAGAGCTATCGAGGAAGAGTCCCCATATGGCGATGAGGGATACGATATGTATGATGGCGGGCGAGGAAGCAAACAGTCTCGGTCCAGACAACAGCGAtacgatgatgaggacgatgGTTCGGACTATGATTATGGGTCCTTTGACGAAGGCGAATTCGAAATGGTATCGAGCGTGCGACGCGGTCCTGGGTCTGTTTCCCGACCTTCTCGTGCAGCGTCGCGACGACCTGATATTCGCAAGATCCGTGTCAAGGTTCACTCGGATGATGTGAGGTATATCATGGTTGGTACATCGATCGAGTTCTCGGACTTTGTGGATCGCATCAGAGACAAATTTGGCCTGCGAAGACGgttcaagatcaagatgaAGGACGAAGACGTGCCAGACGACATGATTACGATGGGCGACCAAGATGACTTGGACGTGGCGATTCAGAGCGCAAAGAGCCAAGCAAAGAGACAGAGGCTGGATGTTGGAAAAATGGAG ATTTGGGTTATTGAAGTCTAG
- a CDS encoding uncharacterized protein (EggNog:ENOG41~SECRETED:SignalP(1-28)), which produces MKTSAVIVAAYAAAAAALPSFSFHWVNSTSVSSVNSTSIPSNVTAITNSTVIANSTAVANSTSGAGASSGVSSISAVGGDSATAPYYTNDTSASNVTYLGGGNETHFSPNRTHLPVPVRRFRAQRKALV; this is translated from the coding sequence ATGAAGACCTCTGCCGTCATTGTTGCCGCCtacgctgccgccgccgcagccttgccCTCGTTTTCGTTCCACTGGGTCAACAGCACCAGCGTCAGCAGCGTcaacagcaccagcatcccCAGCAACGTCACGGCCATCACCAACTCAACTGTCATTGCCAACTCAACTGCCGTTGCCAACTCAACATCCGGCGCCGGAGCTTCTTCTGGCGtctccagcatcagcgcAGTTGGCGGTGACAGCGCTACCGCTCCTTACTACACCAACGacaccagcgccagcaacgTCACGtaccttggcggcggcaacgagACTCACTTCTCGCCGAACCGCACTCACCTCCCCGTTCCTGTGCGCCGTTTCCGGGCTCAGCGAAAGGCTCTTGTCTAA
- a CDS encoding uncharacterized protein (BUSCO:EOG092D0T3V), with translation MSSSLWLSLRRISCRSICESRKCAAGRLSRDFAASTGLWHDRQITINPVQKANSSQRRAYSSGLKGLRNKTKKLRDEASQESDSPMILGQNADLPIRARFAPSPTGYLHLGSLRTALFNKLAVSASNGGSFILRIEDTDQNRLVTDAEERLMKDLKWAGLSWDEGPDCGGPYGPYRQSERLPVYHEHVHKLLDHDHAYRCFCTPEQLESQKRELHEAGKPTIYPGTCRSIDAAESDRRAKAGESHVVRFKSDKFGRPKLRDAIYGPFQKKDMEEDFILMKTDGFPTYHLANVVDDHLMKITHVIRGEEWLISTPKHVALYEAFGWQPPIFAHLGLLVDIDGSKLSKRNDSVNISKYQNEGTFPMALLAWLANLGSSFKRDVQPPRTVEDVANSLTFKFTRGGIKLNLAKLDHFNSRYRDAMLWKPIPALADQEAKLIDEHLTQPVLKEIEKITNGDIENAELTVREWRLPLELVPTLFNAEKKAPYVYNALVSKQGGFQSPSHLVSQHPYLFWRVPLSVYKASLTKARPEQIVIDALRDAISQEDLWHGDCTRVMQTIQSKVEPQGVDQLTVHNVLRVVAAGGQDVVSQSSSRMFMLLGRKEWAHRLEVVIRLLNDLKEN, from the exons ATGTCCTCGTCCCTTTGGCTGAGTTTACGGAGAATAAGCTGCCGTTCAATATGTGAATCAAGAaaatgcgctgctggccgccTGAGCCGAGATTTTGCTGCGTCTACGGGCCTCTGGCATGACAGGCAAATCACCATCAACCCTGTCCAAAAGGCCAATTCAAGCCAGAGACGGGCATACAGTTCTGGACTGAAAGGACTTCGAAACAAAACCAAGAAACTCAGAGATGAAGCTTCGCAAGAATCAGATTCTCCCATGATCCTGGGCCAAAACGCAGACCTCCCCATCCGAGCTCGATTTGCGCCCTCTCCAACGGGATACTTACACCTGGGATCGCTGAGAACGGCGCTGTTCAACAAATTGGCCGTGAGTGCCTCGAATGGCGGCTCTTTTATTCTTCGCATTGAGGACACAGACCAG AACCGTCTGGTCACAGACGCCGAAGAGCGGTTAATGAAAGATCTCAAGTGGGCAGGTCTTTCATGGGATGAGGGGCCAGACTGCGGTGGGCCATATGGCCCCTACAGACAG TCTGAGAGGCTGCCGGTTTACCATGAACACGTACACAAATTGCTGGACCATGATCACGCCTACCGATGCTTCTGCACTCCCGAGCAGCTGGAATCTCAAAAGCGCGAGCTGCACGAGGCTGGCAAGCCCACCATTTACCCCGGAACATGCCGCTCTATAGATGCTGCCGAGTCTGATCGCAGAGCAAAGGCCGGAGAATCCCACGTCGTTCGCTTCAAGAGCGACAAGTTTGGCCGACCCAAGCTTCGTGATGCCATCTACGGGCCATTccagaagaaggacatggaAGAAGATTTTATCCTGATGAAGACGGATGGATTCCCTACTTACCACCTCGCCAATGTTGTCGATGACCACTTGATGAAGATTACGCATGTTATTCGCGGCGAG GAATGGCTCATCTCGACACCAAAACACGTTGCGTTATATGAGGCTTTTGGCTGGCAGCCTCCGATATTCGCCCATCTCGGCTTACTCGTCGACATTGACGGCAGCAAGCTCAGCAAACGAAACGACAGTGTCAACATATCCAAGTACCAAAATGAGGGCACCTTCCCGATGGCGCTGCTTGCCTGGCTTGCAAATCTTGGATCTTCGTTCAAGCGGGACGTTCAGCCACCTCGTACCGTTGAGGATGTAGCCAATTCT CTGACGTTCAAATTTACCCGCGGTGGCATTAAATTGAACCTGGCAAAGCTTGACCATTTCAATAGCAGATACCGAGATGCAATGCTCTGGAAGCCTATCCCGGCATTGGCTGACCAAGAGGCGAAGCTCATTGACGAGCACTTGACACAACCTGTTCTCAAAGAAATCGAAAAGATTACAAACGGCGATATCGAAAACGCAGAACTCACGGTAAGAGAGTGGCGGTTACCACTTGAACTCGTTCCAACACTGTTCAACGCCGAAAAGAAAGCTCCCTACGTGTACAATGCCCTTGTCTCGAAACAAGGAGGCTTTCAATCTCCCAGCCATCTTGTCTCTCAACATCCATATCTCTTTTGGCGGGTGCCTTTGAGCGTCTACAAGGCTTCCCTGACAAAAGCGCGACCAGAGCAAATAGTCATTGATGCTCTCAGAGATGCAATCTCTCAAGAAGACCTTTGGCACGGCGATTGCACTCGAGTGATGCAAACTATACAGTCAAAGGTGGAGCCTCAAGGGGTCGATCAGCTGACTGTTCATAATGTGTTACGGGTAGTTGCTGCCGGCGGGCAAGACGTTGTCTCTCAGAGCAGTTCTAGGATGTTCATGTTACTAGGAAGAAAGGAATGGGCGCATAGGCTTGAGGTTGTCATCCGGCTTTTAAACGACCTCAAAGAAAACTAA